The Humulus lupulus chromosome 4, drHumLupu1.1, whole genome shotgun sequence genome has a window encoding:
- the LOC133829583 gene encoding uncharacterized protein LOC133829583, whose protein sequence is MELKPPKKEYAHYNHTDPCRSLRWNARESHEFMYNRPWNQVLDFYSQLVNGTVSLSVLFGAQKCHVVDDGIDAEIPEFSNITELERGLLDKKSSRWARVTFKVDVAYHGASFDGWQKQPGLNTVQSLVEKSLGNFIDESKAQLLKNKSLPIEGCVTVAGRTDKGVTALQQVCSFYTWRKDNKCKDIEDAINDMAPGKLKVKSVSEVSRAFHPNFSAKWRRYLYIFPLSDEKDSRSNENGEVFEDNGSNENCSDKRNGWEADNNDIEELESGKKPQTFSVNRVNQLLQQLEGKLLSYKMFARDTKASRNEGPPTECFLYHARATEAQLPTSDCTEGTRVMCVELIANRFLRKMVRVLVATSIREAAAGAEEDALLKLMDATCRRATAPPAPPDGLSLVDVGYTEFNSQICFI, encoded by the exons ATGGAACTCAAGCCACCCAAGAAGGAATATGCTCATTACAACCACACTGACCCCTGCAGATCTTTGCGCTGGAATGCTAG GGAAAGCCATGAGTTCATGTACAACCGACCATGGAACCAAGTTCTTGATTTTTATTCCCAACTTGTCAATGGAACCGTGTCTTTGTCAGTATTGTTTGGGGCACAG AAGTGTCATGTTGTTGATGATGGTATTGATGCTGAAATTCCTGAGTTTTCAAATATAACCGAATTAGAGCGTGGTTTGCTTGACAAAAAGTCTAGTAGGTGGGCAAGGGTCACATTCAAAGTTGATGTTGCTTATcatggtgcttcctttgatgggtGGCAAAAGCAGCCAGGATTAAACACTGTTCAAAG TTTGGTAGAAAAATCTCTTGGAAATTTTATTGATGAGAGTAAAGCGCAGTTGTTGAAAAACAAATCTTTACCAATAGAAGGTTGTGTTACTGTTGCCGGACGCACTGACAAAGGAGTCACAGCCCTTCAACAAGTTTGTTCTTTTT ATACTTGGAGAAAGGATAATAAATGTAAAGATATTGAAGATGCAATCAATGATATGGCACCAGGAAAACTCAAAGTCAAATCTGTTTCTGAG GTATCACGTGCCTTCCATCCGAATTTCTCTGCCAAATGGAGGCGGTACCTATATATTTTCCCCTTAAGTGACGAGAAGGATAGTCGAAGTAACGAGAATGGAGAGGTTTTTGAAGATAACGGAAGCAATGAAAATTGCAGTGACAAAAGAAATGGATGGGAGGCAGATAACAATGATATAGAAGAGTTAGAAAGCGGGAAGAAACCACAAACATTTAGCGTAAACCGGGTGAACCAGCTTTTACAACAATTAGAAGGAAAGCTACTATCGTACAAGATGTTTGCACGCGATACAAAAGCTTCTAGAAATGA AGGTCCACCAACAGAGTGTTTTCTCTACCATGCTCGAGCCACAGAAGCCCAATTACCAACTTCG GATTGCACAGAAGGAACAAGGGTTATGTGTGTCGAATTGATAGCTAACCGGTTCTTAAGGAAG ATGGTTCGGGTGCTTGTGGCGACATCGATAAGAGAAGCAGCTGCAGGTGCAGAAGAAGACGCATTGCTAAAGCTGATGGACGCCACATGCAGACGTGCCACTGCTCCCCCAGCACCCCCTGACGGCTTGTCTCTTGTGGATGTAGGATATACAGAGTTTAATTCCCAAATTTGTTTTATTtag
- the LOC133830184 gene encoding pollen receptor-like kinase 2 — MAPPPPHIIRLLFFLHFFLDLKVVLAYSEIDPLLKFKDSLHLQNKSKLLPSWSASTAPCSGRTANWEGILCSQHGKVWGLKLENMGLKGVIDVHSLKQLADLRTISFMNNGLHGPMPDIGQLSSLKSVYLSNNHFFGEIDSVMFSKMLSLKKADLSNNHFGGAIPSALTLLPKLVLLRLEINHFQGQIPLFPNKTWASFNVSNNRLSGQIPPTLGNLDQTSFQGNDDLCGPPLKPCSFGKPSLLSIVVVVVVVVIALAAIVVVIIILSHRSSSSRSQPTTSIEAPPSPTPLQEKAGTSNNFNGCVDDQAVDEPQSSSPLGSSASSKKKVADKFKVTFVRDDREKFDMQDLLRASAEMLGGGRFGSSYKAALLSGPVMVVKRFKQMNNVGREEFQQHMRRLGRLRHPNLLPLVAYYYNKDEKLLLFDYIDNATSLAFHLQVDHRPLDWRTRLKIVKGIARGILHLHNELPSLIASHGHLNTSNILLKEVSYEPVLCDYGLIPLMNQEDAHELMEAYKSPEYLQHGRITKKTDVWSLGIVILQIVMGREEVEELVRRSDSPVEEWLVMEKEGWEEEEMVKLLKIGLGCCLGDVEKRMDIKEVNEKIEELKEEVIVVTIHDINDEDFYSSCASDIDMRSSRGMSDEFINYYFKG, encoded by the exons ATGGCACCACCACCACCTCACATCATTAGGCTATTgttttttcttcatttcttccttgaTCTTAAAGTTGTTTTAGCCTATTCCGAGATCGACCCTCTTCTAAAATTCAAGGATTCTTTACATTTACAAAACAAATCCAAATTGTTGCCGAGTTGGAGTGCCTCAACCGCACCATGCTCAGGCCGTACCGCCAATTGGGAAGGCATTCTTTGCAGCCAGCATGGTAAGGTATGGGGTTTGAAGCTTGAGAATATGGGACTCAAGGGTGTCATTGATGTCCATTCTCTCAAACAATTGGCTGATCTCAGAACCATAAGTTTCATGAACAATGGTCTTCATGGACCAATGCCTGATATTGGACAACTCAGTTCCCTCAAATCAGTCTACTTATCTAACAATCATTTCTTTGGGGAGATTGACTCTGTCATGTTCTCGAAAATGCTTTCATTGAAAAAAGCAGATCTGTCCAACAATCACTTCGGGGGTGCCATCCCTTCTGCATTGACGCTTTTGCCTAAGCTTGTCTTGCTTAGGCTTGAGATCAATCATTTTCAAGGGCAGATACCACTATTCCCAAACAAAACATGGGCTTCTTTCAATGTATCCAATAACAGATTGAGTGGTCAAATCCCACCAACACTTGGCAATTTGGACCAAACCTCATTTCAAG GCAATGATGATCTCTGTGGACCACCTTTGAAACCATGTAGTTTTGGAAAGCCATCATTACTGAGCATAgtggtggtagttgtagtggttgtAATTGCACTAGCTGCCATAGTTGTTGTCATCATCATCCTAAGCCaccgcagcagcagcagcagaagccAGCCAACTACTTCTATAGAGGCTCCTCCCTCGCCAACGCCATTGCAAGAAAAAGCAGGCACTAGTAATAACTTTAACGGTTGTGTAGATGATCAAGCTGTTGATGAACCTCAAAGTTCATCCCCACTTGGAAGCAGTGCAAGTAGCAAAAAGAAAGTAGCAGACAAGTTCAAGGTGACGTTTGTGAGAGATGACAGGGAGAAGTTTGATATGCAAGACTTGCTAAGAGCTTCGGCTGAGATGTTGGGAGGAGGGCGGTTCGGTTCTTCTTACAAGGCAGCTTTGTTGAGTGGCCCTGTGATGGTTGTGAAGAGGTTTAAGCAAATGAACAACGTGGGAAGAGAAGAGTTTCAGCAGCATATGAGGAGACTAGGAAGGTTGAGACACCCCAACTTGCTTCCTCTTGTGGCTTACTACTATAACAAGGATGAAAAGCTCTTGCTTTTTGACTACATTGACAATGCTACAAGCTTGGCCTTTCATCTTCAAG TTGATCATCGTCCCCTTGATTGGAGAACACGTTTGAAGATAGTGAAAGGGATAGCTAGAGGCATTTTACATCTCCACAACGAGCTACCAAGCCTAATAGCGAGTCACGGACACCTTAACACCTCAAACATTCTACTCAAAGAAGTTTCTTATGAACCAGTGCTGTGTGACTATGGCCTAATCCCATTGATGAATCAAGAAGATGCCCATGAATTGATGGAGGCTTACAAATCGCCGGAGTACCTCCAACACGGGCGGATCACGAAGAAGACAGACGTGTGGAGCCTTGGCATAGTGATACTCCAGATAGTGATGGGAAGAGAAGAAGTGGAGGAGTTGGTGAGGAGGTCAGATAGTCCTGTGGAGGAGTGGTTGGTGATGGAGAAGGAAGGTtgggaagaggaggagatggtgAAGCTGTTGAAGATAGGATTGGGGTGTTGCTTAGGTGATGTGGAGAAGAGAATGGATATCAAAGAAGTTAATGAGAAGATTGAAGAGTTGAAAGAAGAAGTGATTGTTGTTA CTATCCATGATATAAATGATGAAGATTTTTACTCTTCTTGTGCTAGTGATATTGACATGAGATCCTCAAGAGGAATGTCTGATGAGTTTATCAATTACTACTTCAAAGGTTga